GACAGTATCTAATGGACAGTCTCCCAGTCAGAGTCGATACAAGTGCATCCACCTGCCTCACCTCAGACTTCAACAGATGATGAAACTACAAGTATAGTGCTACCAAGTAAACCTATGGAGTTTTCAAATGGGTTATCCACACAGGAAAATGtgtgtattttggttttctgaagATTGCATAGAGATTAGGAGCCAAGCTAGCCCTCAGATCAGACAGATCTGAGGTCAGACAGATCTGATCTCAGTTCTGGAGGTGAGCTGGTGGCTCCAAAATAGTGTGTACTCCAACATCAGCAAAAGGATGAAAGCGCTGCGGTAATTACAGGATTGTTCGATAtgtttctcatttccttcctttttttttttctttttttttttttttttgtgttttgttgcaGGTGACACAATATTCATTATTCTTAGGAAACAGAAGCTCATCTTCTTACACTGGTACCATCACATTACTGTGTTACTTTATTCTTGGTATTCCTACAAGGACATGGTGGCTGGCGGTGGCTGGTTCATGACCATGAACTATGGAGTACACGCTGTTATGTACTCTTACTATGCCTTGCGGGCTGCTGGCTTCAGAGTTTCACGCAAGTTTGCCATGTTCATCACCTTGTCGCAGATCACTCAGATGTTGATCGGTTGCGTGATCAATTACCTGGTCTTCTCCTGGATGCAGCATGGCCAGTGCCATTCCCACGTGCAGAACATCATCTGGTCCTCTCTCATGTACCTCAGCTACTTTGTGCTCTTCTGCCATTTTTTCTTTGAGGCCTATATtggcaaaa
The sequence above is a segment of the Lathamus discolor isolate bLatDis1 chromosome 1, bLatDis1.hap1, whole genome shotgun sequence genome. Coding sequences within it:
- the ELOVL6 gene encoding very long chain fatty acid elongase 6, whose translation is MNMSVLTLQEYEFEKQFNEHAAIQWMQENWKKSFLFSALYAAFIFGGRHLMNKRAKFELRKPLVLWSLSLAVFSIFGAVRTGAYMLYILMTKGLKQSVCDQSFYIGPVSKFWAYAFVLSKAPELGDTIFIILRKQKLIFLHWYHHITVLLYSWYSYKDMVAGGGWFMTMNYGVHAVMYSYYALRAAGFRVSRKFAMFITLSQITQMLIGCVINYLVFSWMQHGQCHSHVQNIIWSSLMYLSYFVLFCHFFFEAYIGKTRKERKVD